The stretch of DNA GCGCTTGGGCGAGAATCTTGCCAATCCCGATAACGTGGGTTCGGCCCGGGGCCCGGGCAAGAAGGATCCGAACACCCGTTTCCCGATCGAATTCGAAGTGGAAACCGTGATCAATTTCGATCAGGCGGGGGGCAGCAACGGCGAGTTTACGCCCGACGATCAGATGCCGGGCATCCCGGGAACGTCGGACAGCACGGACGGAATTGCGGCGGAAATCTTCACCTTCATCGATCTTCCGGCCGGAACCCACACCTTCATCGTGAACAGCGATGATGGATTCCTGACCTACGCGGGCAACGTCAAGGACGTGTTCCGCCGTCAAAACGCCGGCGAATTCAACGGGGGCCGTGGCGCTTCCGACACGTTGTATCGCTTGGTGGTTCAAGACGCCGGTGTCTATCCCTTCCGAACCACCTGGCAAGAAGGCGGTGGTGGGGCGAACATCGAGTGGAAGACCGTCAAGGCGGACGGCACGCGCGTACTCGTCAATGATACGGCCAACGGCGGTTTCAAAGCCTATCGCGCTTCGACCTCTGGATTCCCCACCGCCATCACGTCAGTGTTTCCCGCGCCCGGCGCCGGGGTCGTTGATCCTGCCGCGGCTCTTGAAGTTCAAATCACTAAAGGAGCCACTCCGGTGGATCTGGCCAGCGTGAAACTGACGCTGGATGGTAATCCGGTGGCGGCGACCGTGACCAAGAACGGCAGTGTGATTACGGCCAAGTTCCAGCCTTCAACCACCTTCCCGCCCGCATCGGATCACAAGGCCACGGTCAGCTACAACGCTCGCACCGAGGAATGGACCTTCCGCGTGCCTCCTCTCACGAAGGACAAGGTTGGCGGCATTCCCGCTTTCCTGACGGGCATCTCCAAGTGGACGGCGGACAAGGGTGGTTTCACCGGTGCCGCGGGCGACTATGGCATTGACTTGGGGCGCACGGGTTCGTCACTGCTCGTCAACACGGGCGCGTTCTTCAACACGGCTGCGGCCGACGACAAGATGACCGTGTCGTTCTGGCAGAATCGCTACGATGTTTCCAACGGATCGTCGTTCTGGGCCAATTCGCCTTCCAGCAGCGGCAGCACGCGTGGTTTCCAAGCCCATACTCCCTGGGGTGACAACACGATCTACTTCGACACGGCCGGATGCTGCGCCGGTGACAGCCAGCGCATCAGCGCCAACATCAGCACGCTGTCGACGTTCTCGGGTGACAATTCGTGGTGGTCTCAATGGCGGCACTATGCCTTCCTGAAAAATGGCGAAGTGAAGCAGATTTGGATCGATGGCGTGCTCTTCCACGAGGGCAACAACACCGGTGTGCTGCCGACCGACTTCTCCAACCTGATTATTGGGGGTGGACCGGGCACGGGCGACAACTTGACCCGTGGAGTGATGGACGACTTCGCGGTTTACAACGGAGCCTTGAGCGAAGCCGATATCAAGAAACTCGCGGGCAAGGGTGCCGCCAACTCGGTGAGCGGGCTGGTGGCGCACTGGGACTTTAACGATCCCATCGTGGCTCCGTCCAACGTCACCCTCAAAGTGTCGGTGAGCGGCGCCAATGTGGTTGTGACCTCAGATCCCGCCGCGCTTCCGTCTGGCTGGGTGATTCAAACCTCGGACGCGATCGGGGGTCCCTGGACCACGCAAGCGGGCGCGGGCACGCCGTGCACCGTGCCTTCGGGCGCGAGCGCCAAGTTCGTGCGCGCGGCCAAACCCTAATTCGGTGAGTGGGAGGTGTGGTTGGGCGTTCGCCTGACCATGCAAAAGCCAAGGGCCGGGAGAAATCCCGGCCCTTTTTCGTTCCTATTTCGTTGTCATCAGGTTGAACCACCCTACACTCGCGCCGCCATGTTGAACGCGATCATGCTCCTGCTCAGCCCGGTTGGGGCTTGGAATCGCATTGCAAAATCGCGCGCCCATCCTCTGGCGGTCTTTTTGCTGACACTTCTGCCGCTTCTGGCGGGCGCGGTCTGGGTGGAAGGTTACGGCATTGCCCGATGGGGGACTCACCAGGGCGAATTGAGCCGCATCCTTACCGTCGAAACGTCCCGGATTCAAAAATATCAAGCGGCCCAGGCTGTCCTGTTGATCATGACGTTCATCGGCGGCGGCTTCATGATCCGGGTCATCGCCCATAGCTTTCACTTTTTCCCTTCCTTCCAGCAATCCTTCACCCTGGCCGTTTATGGTTGGAGTCCTTTTCTTTTCGTCCGCATTCTTGACGCGCACCCCGCTATCGCGAGTTGGGGTTGTTGGATCCTCGGTGCCGTCTTCTCCGTGCGCGCCCTTTATCACGGAGTGGGCATCGTCCTGCAGCCCGATCAGACCAAGGGATTCGGAATGTTTTTGGTCGCCTCTCTTTTGGGGACGATGCTGACCGGCCTGACTCATTTTCTGGCTCAGGCGGTGCTCTCCGGCCGCATTCTGCCTTGACCGGCTCAACCCGCCGCCGCGGAGCGCCGTTGATCCCGGCCCATTTGCGCCAGGGCGGGCTTCAGGCGCCATTGATGTCGATGAAGCATTTCTTCGGCTTCTGCCCACGAGACTCCGCTGAGCTCCTGGAAAATGCGCATCGCCCGTGCCCGTAGTTTGGCGTTGGTGGCGCGCAGGTCGATCATGAGGTTGCCGCTGATCTTCCCGAGCCGTGCCATGGCCAGTGTGGAGATCGTATTGAGCGCGATCTTGGTGGCCGTGCCCGCCTTAAGTCTTGTCGATCCCGTCAAAACCTCGGGTCCGGTATGGACCGCCAGAAGGAGATGCGGCCGATCCATTTTGGAGAGCCGCACCCTCGGGTTGAACGTCAGCAGGGCCGTCCTGGCGCCCAATCGCTTTGCTTCCCGCAGCGCCGCCAACACAAACGGAGTCCTTCCACTCGCCGCAATCCCGATCACAACATCTTTCCTGGAGACGCCCCTCCCGAGCATGGCGGCGGTGCCTTCCGCCTCATCATCCTCGCTGCCCTCCACCGCCTCTCCAATGGCGCGGCGCCCTCCCGCGATGATCCCCTGCACCTGCCATGGTTCGGTGCCGAAAGTCGGAGGACATTCTGAGGCATCCAGGAAGCCAAGCCGTCCACTGGTGCCCGCGCCCACATAACAGAGTCGTCCTCCCCTCCCGAGCGCCTCCGACACCCAACGAATCAAGCGAGCCAGCGCCTTGGTCTGCTTCAGCAGCGCGCGCGGCACTCGCGATTCCTCGCGAATCATCAGCTCCACCGCCGCCTCAAGATCGAGGCGGTCGAGGTTGATGGAGCGCGGATTTCGTTCCTCGGTGGGTGAAAGGAGGTGTTTCGAAGCGTTGTGGACGCCGTCGGTGGATCGAGTGACCGATTCTGTTGGGGTTGGATCGAGCGGATGGGTTTTGTCAACAAGTTGAGCGGCCAGAGCGATCGCTCCCCAGACGCTTTCGCGACGCAGGGTCTGAAACTCGGCGTTCGGGAAGGCCAAGGAGATCTGCCTCTGAACCCGCCTGCAAAACGCGGGTTGCCGAACGAGAATCGATCCCGCGAAGACAAACTCCACCCGCGACTTCGAGGGTCCGCCGCA from Verrucomicrobiota bacterium encodes:
- a CDS encoding DUF1282 domain-containing protein — its product is MLNAIMLLLSPVGAWNRIAKSRAHPLAVFLLTLLPLLAGAVWVEGYGIARWGTHQGELSRILTVETSRIQKYQAAQAVLLIMTFIGGGFMIRVIAHSFHFFPSFQQSFTLAVYGWSPFLFVRILDAHPAIASWGCWILGAVFSVRALYHGVGIVLQPDQTKGFGMFLVASLLGTMLTGLTHFLAQAVLSGRILP
- a CDS encoding N-acetylmuramic acid 6-phosphate etherase gives rise to the protein MTPRSPRLRMSSTDGSRKKTSAPVSGPQTPPLLLGFEGGATHTVAIAGSPGTPNRFRRLEFGPGNFRLLGERGLTRLLRSLARVCPKPTAVAGGLAGVRDANDRAALSKAMKRVWPKARIWAGNDLETALATSPANGDRHTVRAKPSIETVRILVLSGTGSCCFGVGNHGERAKSGGWGHLLGDRGSGYALALDALRRVLKDWDHRSVWPALGAAFLHALGLNSPEQLPAWIQSAEKSAVASLAPVIFACARRGHGDARKALQRASDDLAEDAIACARKLCGGPSKSRVEFVFAGSILVRQPAFCRRVQRQISLAFPNAEFQTLRRESVWGAIALAAQLVDKTHPLDPTPTESVTRSTDGVHNASKHLLSPTEERNPRSINLDRLDLEAAVELMIREESRVPRALLKQTKALARLIRWVSEALGRGGRLCYVGAGTSGRLGFLDASECPPTFGTEPWQVQGIIAGGRRAIGEAVEGSEDDEAEGTAAMLGRGVSRKDVVIGIAASGRTPFVLAALREAKRLGARTALLTFNPRVRLSKMDRPHLLLAVHTGPEVLTGSTRLKAGTATKIALNTISTLAMARLGKISGNLMIDLRATNAKLRARAMRIFQELSGVSWAEAEEMLHRHQWRLKPALAQMGRDQRRSAAAG